Part of the Methanoculleus sp. SDB genome is shown below.
ACCGCCGGGACGCCGAACGGCAGCAGAGCCTCGGCCGGGTCGTCGCCATCCCCTACGCCCGGATAATTCCCATGCACATCGCCGTCGTCTTCAGTTTCCTCTTCCTGAGCGGTTTCGGCCTGGTGCTGTTCATGATGCTTAAGACGGCGGCCGACACGGTGATGCATATCGCCGAGCATGCAGAGTGGTGAAGGGGGGGTTCCGGAAAGCGGGATAATGCTGCCAGCGGCACCTGGGCGGTGCAGCATCCCGCTTCCTCATTCAGCAGAGAAGCGGGGCACGTCTGGGATTCAGACAAAAGAGGGCCGATCAGGAACCCGATCAGGACGGAGAAATCCCTCCGCTCCTTCTCGTACCCGGGCCCGCAGGGCTCCTCGTGGATTAGCACGATGGTATCGGGGCGGTATCCGATCCCCCGGAGCACCCCATGGCAGGTGTTGATGGGCAGCCGCTTCGAGCGGCCCGGGATGCAGATGCAGACCTTCCCGGGGCCCATGAATCTCCTTTTGAGATATCGGCGCGGAGCCAAAAAAAATAGTTCTTTTATGGGAGGAAGGAAGGACTTTCCTAAATGCAGGTGTCCCTGATGAGAAAAATAGGCGTTCGTCATGAGCAATTGAATTATTGAGAGAGATTTTATATTACTTTGAGTTATAGTCAGGATATCCTCCGAATAGAGGAACCATGTGATCGAGAGGTTGGGGTCGGTTCAAATCTCCATGGAGATTGACCATTCCGTCTCATTGCAGGAGGAACGAGAGTATGAGATTTCGATACTTACAGTTCATGATTATATTCCTTCTCTGCCTTCTGGTCGTTAGCACTGCCTCGGCTGCAGCGAAAGGAACAGGGAAAGCAGATGCCCGGATCAATCCGACCGGGACCGGCTGGGAGAAGATATCTGAAAGCGGGATTGTAGGCGACCCGCAGAATTCCTATGCATGGTCTATGGAGGTCTTCGACGGGTCTCTCTGGGTGGGGACGAACCGGAATATATTCGCCTTCATGCTCCAGCAGATGGTGATGGGGGGAATGCTGTCAGACTGGCCGCCGGAAGTTCCGTATCCAACCGATATGCGCCCTGGAATCTACCGGATGGATCTCGATACAGAGGAATGGGAGGAATTTTACCGGCCTCCCCAGGTTGCTGAGATGATGGCCCTTGATGGCGGGTACCGCATGATGAAGACGTTTACCGCCGAGGGAGAGGAGCCGGCCCTCTACGTGGGGAGCCTCGGAGTATCCGCCCGGCTCCTGGCCATCGAGAAGGACGGCACGCTCACTCAGGTCTTTATTACTCCGCCGTCTTACTCCCGGTATATCTCCATCCGGGCTATCGAAGCGCACGATGGGCGGCTCTTCTGGGCCACGGATGATATGGCAAGTAGTAATGCCTATGCCACCCCCGCACTCTGGTGCTCCGCTGATCCGCTCAGTGAACCAATTACAACGATACCTGTTCCTGACGAATGGGTCGCCCCTTATGGGGCCGAGGTACTCGACATGGTGAGCTACCACGGTGCGCTCTATGTGTTCCTCATCCCCTACGGGGAGGAGCAGGGATTCTGGTGCGGCAAGCTCACCTTCGATGGGGATGAGCCCGCATGGGAGCTCATCGTGGGGGACGAATCGCTTGGCGCACGATATCCTGCCGGCATGGGCAGGTGGCAGAACGGGGGTGCGGTCCCCGTCGTCTTCAAGGACCGGGTCTATGTCGGCACCATGGATGGCGCGGCCTTCAAGCTCCTGACCGGCATCGCAGAGCCCAATCCCTCGGACATCACCATGGGCGGGGCGAACGGCATGCAGATCTTCAGGTTCGATCAGTCCGACCGGTGGGAGCGCATGATGCCGCACAAGTCGATCACGGACCCTGATGTTATCGAGGAGCAGAACGGATTTGGAAACCCGTACAACAAGTACATCTGGCGCTTCGGGATCCAGGACAACAGGCTCTACGTGGGGACATTCGATATCGGCACGGGAAGCACGTTCATCGGATCGCTCATGGGACTGCAAATCCAGACCCCCACCCCGCTGGGCTTTGACCTGTACTGGACCACGAGCGGAGAGCACTGGCACCCCGTCACGCAGGATGGCCTTGGGGATGAATGGAACTACGGCGCCCGTTCCTTTGTGACCGATCCGGAAACCGGCACGCTCTATCTCGGGACCGCGAACCCGTTCTACGGGTGCCAGATCTGGAAGAAAGAGCCGCAGGGCCAAGCTTCCTGATCCCCCCGATTTTTCAATAAACGGGGGCTGGTTTCGGCAGGGGCTCATTAATTTTCACCGGGTCCCAATTACTTTGCTGTTTACTTCGGCTGTCTTGAGGCTGGATCCCGGAAACTGGTCAATAGACGGCAACGAAAGTAAATCTCTCCATCGTTTTCTCAATACAGCGTCTTGGAGAAATCACTGACAATGCTTTTTAATTCAAAAAAAAGACTGCATACAGCCCGTAAACAAGCCGTTGGAGGGATTTGAACCCCCGACCTGCTGATTACGAATCAGCCGCTATACCTCTAAGCCACAACGGCACATAGCGAGCATTAGAATCGCTTGCCTTCATCTTTATGTGCGCTGAAAAATTATAAAGGTGGCGACTTTTCCCCCACACCTCATCCCTCTTCAACCCCGGACGGGCCGTGGGATGTCTGGACTTCCGGCTCTATTTCCCCCGATTTCTGAGCGACAAGCGCCGCAAGCGCATCAAGCTGGATCGGATCACGGATGCTTCTTCCGGGAAATACCATGCCGCCCCGCACCGTCATCCCCATGCCTTCGATCATCGCTGACATTCGCTCGAGGGCGACCCCCGGCGTGACGCAGCAGGTTATAAAAAGCACCGCCTCTTTGCCACGGCAGCCCTGCAGGCTTTCGATCGCTGAAACGACGGGGGGCGTCGGATGGCCCGCCCAGACCGGCGAGCCGATAACAATGGTATCGTATGCCGATACATCGATCGGTGCCGGAGTAATGCGATCGTGGTGGCCGAAAACTGCCCGCCGCGGCCCGAAGAGAAAACGGGTCAGCGCCGTATAGGCGGGCCGGGGGTATACCCTGATGCAATCAGCACCGCACCGGGCGGCGGTTGCTTCGGCAACAGCCCGGGTCCGCCCGCTCTCGCTATGATAGATAATGGCAGCTCGCATGCAACCACCTACGGATCGTGCACACATAAAGTTAACGCCTCATTTCGGCACCGGCTGAGTGCGCAATCGCAGCGGAGCCCAGCATGAGGATCACACCGATGGCGGCCGGGAAAAAAAGGCCCTCGCGAAGGAGATAGCCGGTCCAGAAGGCGAGGATCAGCAGCAGACTGCTCGCCCCGGCAACGGGATCGGGACAGCTTTTTTCCGAAGGCGTTTTCACAAACCACCAGATGATAGTGATGTAAAGAGCGCCCGTCAGGATCCATCCTGCGAAGTTCACCGGCGGGATTCCGTAATACCAGCCGTACGCTTCCCATGTCCAGAACCCGGCATGTACCGCCGCAGGATCGATGACCAGATCCGCTGCTACCAGCAGTCCCGTGGCCGCGGGGATGAGTTTTCGGGGATCATTACCTGCCAGATGACGTGCGAGGGCAACAGCCCCGAGCGGCAGCGGGGGATACGCGAAGGCGACGGTCCAGGGAACGAGGCCGAATATCTTCCACCCGAGCACGTCGCCGTAAGAAAAGATGCCGTACGGAAAACCGGTCGCCACTGCAAATGCCTCAACGAGAAGGGGAAGAACACTCAGGAGGCATACCAGAGAAACGGCTCTTTTCGGGCCGAGCCATGCGCCATAGCCTGCATAGGAAGGAAGGGCGAACAGGACCACAAGAAAGGCAGAAACACCAGCAACATATGATGCTTCTGAAAAACGTACAAAGAGCAGACCTGTCAGGAAAACCACCACCGCTGCGGCACCAACCCCGCTCCGGACCGGGCGCTTCATATGGTGGAATGAACGCCGCCATGCAATATACTTCTCGCCTCAGAACAGGGGGCCGGCCGCCTTTGCAGCCGTTGCAAGCAGAAATACGAGACCGCCGCAGCAGGTGTTGAAGTACGGCAGGAACCAGTACAGGCGCTCGATTGAAAGCCCTGAAACAAGCAGCAGCAACGGTATCGCTGAGTAGCCAAGGGAGATAAACGCCGCCGGGTGCATCCCCGAGAGCCTGATGATGATAACCGCCATGCACCCCCAGAACAGACAGCAGAGGGCGAGCGACAATGATTTCCCGAGGACGACGGCGGTCGTGCGGATACCGGCTTCGCGATCGCAGCCGATGTCGGGGATCGCGGAGAAGAGGTGCATGGCCGCAATATGGAGAAAACCCACGCTAACCAGTTCTATCGGAGGTAATGTTCCCGATGCCAGCAGATACCCGAATATACCGGGCATGATGTACAGCACATTGGACGAGAAATCAAGGACAGGGATTTCCTTGAAGCGAAATGGCGGTGCACTGTACCCGTAGGCAAGAGCGAGGAATCCCAGCAGTGCCAGCTGCAGCGGGAGTGGCACACAAAAGAAGAGACACGGGACCGGCACAACTGCGACAACCAGAACCGCAATCAGGAGCTTGCGTTCGTCCTCCGACAGCAGGTGCTCCCGACCCTGTTTTTTTGGATTATGCCGGTCCGTCTCTCCATCCCAGAAATCATTAATCCCATACAGGAAGACATTTGCCGGAAAAAAGAAATATACGAGAAAAAGGGTGTATTCGGGGCGCAAGAATGCCGTCCAGTCATTCATGCCCAGCGCATACCCAACGACGTAGGTCCCGCCGGTGTAGATCCAGAAACGAAACCGGGAAACCGACAACGCCAGGTGCAGGGCGGCAGTCAGGATATTACTCATGTCCCGCCCCGGGAACGATGCGGCCGAGCCGGGAACGCAGGCCAGCCATGCAGGCTGCAGATCCGTTGGACAGGACGGTTTTTATGATGCAGGCGGACGCTGGTTTCACCGCATGATCGTAGACGATAAACGGATTCTCGGCGATACGACGCGCCGTCCAGGCATACATATCCGAAGCCGTTTTCACCGGGATACGGCAGGAGAGCGGCAGAAGAGGAAAACCCCTCTCTCCCTCCCGCTGCCAGAGGCTGTAGCGTTCGATCTGGTGTCTGATGAAACGGGAAAACGCTTCCGGCTGTTCCCGCGCATCGTCGTGACAAAGGCCGCGAAGGCCGCATGCCCGTATCTCTTCCTGGGGAAAATACACTCTCCTGAGCTCGAGATCCTCGGCGATATCCCTGATGAAATTGATGTACTGCATCGCCCTGCCCAGGTGGCGGGCGGCGCTGGAGGACGCAGGCGGCAGATCCATGATCCGTGCCATCATCAGCCCAATCACCTCTGCGGATCCATAGAGATAGATCATCAGGTCGTCAAGGGTTTCATAGCTTGTCGTCGTGATATCGGCGGCCATGGATGCAAGGAACGCATCGACCCAGACCGGATCGAAGTGTTTGCGCTCCATCAGAGAAACAAAGGAGTCGATGACAATATCATCCGCTGCGGTGCCGGCGAGCGCATTGCGATAATCTGAACAGAACCGGTTAAATGCATCACGCTGCTGGGGAATGGCATCAACGAAATCGTCAGCCTTTCGGACAAAACTGTACAGCACAAAGACATCCTCCCGGATATGCCGCGGAAAGAAGAGCGTGCTGTGGAAGTATGTCGTGCTCCCCTTTCGAAATATCCTGTAGTGCGTGCGGCTGACCATCGAGCATCCTCCCCTAATGGCTGTACGCTTCTGCAAGTTCGCGGGCGACGATGGTCGAGGATATCAGGGTCATGGGGACTCCGATGCCGGGGTGGGTATAGTGGCCGGTATAGTAGAGATTTTCCACTTTTGCGCTCCGGTGGGCGGGTCGCCAGAGCGCCGTCTGAAAGAGGGTGTGCGAGAGACCCAGTGCCGTGCCGTGGTAGGCGTTGTAGCGATCCCGGAAATCATTGAGCGCAAAGATGCGCTTCACGACAATGGCGTCGCGTACCGGTTCCCCGAGTTTGCTCTCGAGATCGTCCATGACCTGGTTGAAAAAACGTTCCCGTCGCTCGGACGTATCCTCAAGCCCGGGAGCCAGCGCAACAAGCAGGAACAGGGTGTCGCAGCCCTCAGGTGCAGCCGTCGGATCGGTCTGGGACGGCACGTTAACGTAATACGAGGGGTGCTCGGGCCATGCGGCTTTGGCAGGATCGAATATCTTTTCAAACCCGGCATCCCAGTCGGCATCGAGAAACAGCGTGTGGTGTCGCAGTCCCGCAATCTTCCGGTTCAGTCCAAGGTACGCGACAAACGCGGACGGCGCGAGAACCCGGGATTCCCAGTAGTTCCGGTCGTAAGTCCGGAATCGATCCTCAAGAAGTTCAAGCTCGGCATGCGCGTAATCGGCGTTCACGACGACGATATCCGCATTATAGGTCCCTTGTGCGGTGATCACACCCGTTGCCCTGCCGTTGTCGATCCTTATCTTCTCAACCGGTTCGTTGAACCTGAATTGGGCCCCTAAAGATCCGGCAAGCCGGTAAATGGCGTCTGCCACCGTCCGGATCCCGCCCGCGGGATACCAGACTCCGAGGGTCAGATCGATATGCGACATGATGTGGTAGAAGGCAGGCGTATTCTTCGGGGATCCGCCCAGAAATCCTATCGAGTATTCGACAATTCTCCTTGCCTCCTCGCTTGAAAAGGATTTATTGACGAATTCCTCGAGATTTTCAAGGATGTGGAGCCGTGCCCCCTGGAGCAGCAGTTTTCCGTTGATGAGATCAAAAATGGAGCGGTAATCGCGATACAGCATTTCATTGATGGTCAGGTCGTACTTCTCTTTTGCGGATGCGAGGTACGCCTTAAGCTTCTCCGAACCCCTCTCTTCGAGATCGTCGAAAAGGATAAAAGTCCGGTCAAGATCAGCAGGGACATCGATCATGGGTTCCTTCCCGAAATAGATGCGGTAGGCGGGATCAAGCCTCTTCAATTCAAAGAAATCGGCTGGTTTTTTCCCGAATTCTGCAAAACACCGTTCATAGACGTCGGGCATCAGGTACCATGACGGACCCATGTCGAAGGCATAACCGTTTTCACGGTATACGCTGGCCCTGCCGCCGGGCTGCTCGTTCTTCTCAAAAACCGTTACATCAAAGCCTTTGTCTGCGAGCAGAGCCGCTGCGGATAGACCTCCAAACCCGGTGCCGATAACTGCAACCTTCACCTATGTCACCTCCTTGATCATCGAGAGAAAACCCCTGCTACCATAAAAGGGTATCTGTCACGGCAGACGCTGCCGACTCCGGAGAACCAATGCCAGCGTCACAATGCCGATAAAAACCGCAGCGGCATACCCTAGAAGCGTGAGAAGCCTGATAATCCCGCAGGTTCCCGCCCCCAGCGGCGCTTCCGTTGAAAGAACAACGAGCGACGAGCCGATGACCAGCGATGCGATGATCATGCCGATGAGCGTGACATATGATGCATGAGATATTGACTTTCCAAGTTGCATCACGTCGTCTCCTGCAAAATCAACCTTGAAATGCCCCTTTGAAATTTTTTTGAAGGCCGTGTTGAGCGTTGCAGGGATTTCCATAGCCTGCTCCGCACTTTCGAGGATGGTCCGGCCCGCTTTTCGTACTTTTCCGGTTGAAAAATAGCGTTCGGCAACGATATCCGAAAGATACGGGCCGACCCGCGCCGGGAAGTTGAACGCGGGATCAAGAAGGACGGTATTATCAAGGACGATCATCATCACCTTGAGAACCTGCATCATTGCAAGAGGCACCTGCAGGTGATAACGGCGCATAACATCAGGAATCTGGACCAGCATTTCACGGAAATCAAGCTGTCCGGCCTCGTACGTGCGGTATCCGTGAATGATATCATAGGTTTCGTCCTTGAAGGATTCGAGATCCTCGTCGCGTATCTCGATGCCGAATGCGGCGTACGCCTCCATGATCCGGTCCACGTCCTCCTCAACCATGCCAAGCAGGAGATTGACGAAGATTTTCCTGCGTTCGGGCCTGAGCACCCCCACCATCCCGCAGTCGATGAAGACCAGTTCGTGTTCAGGAGTGACCAGGAGGTTGCCTCTATGAGGATCAGCATGGAAGAACCCGTCTTCGAATATCTGGGTGAGGTAGGCCTGCAGCACGAGCTCGGAAAGATCCCCGGTGGCAATCCCGAATCCACGGATACCGGCGATGTCATCGATCCGCACACCGCTGATGTATTCCATGGTGAGGACCCGGCGGCACGACATATCCCGGAAGACGCGGGGGACCCTGATGCCGGGTATATCCGCCATACTGGCAGCCAGCCGTTCGGTGTTGTTTCCCTCGCGGATAAAATCGAGTTCTTTGCGGATCTGTGTGGAAAATTCACGCACCATTCCCTGCGGATTGAAGATCCGGAGATCGGGGTAGATTTCATCGACACGGCGGGCGAGGTTCCCAAGAATGGCGATATCGGTCTCGATGATCTCCTCGATCCCCGGCCGTTGCACCTTGACGGCAACAGCCGTGCCGTCCGGGAGCGTCGCCCGGTGTACCTGCGCAAGCGACGCGGCGGCGAACGGGACCTTGTCAAACGATGCAAACGTTTCACCGATCGGCCCGCAGCACTCCTCGATGACGGGACGCACCGCCTCAAAGGGAAGCGGGGCAACTTCATCGGTCAGTTTTATCAGTTCATCGATGAGACCGGGGGGAAAAAGCTCCCTTCGCGTGCTCATCAGCTGGCCGAACTTGACGAACGTCGGCCCGAGTTCTTCCAGAGCGAGACGGATACGGCGGTAGAGCGATTCCGAATCGGAAGGTTTTCCAGAAAGCCGGCCCCGTAGGGTTCCCGGAAGAATCCCTTCGACAAGCGCCCCGAAACCATAGGTTACCATGATTCCCGCAATCTCGCGGTACCGGCGGACATGCGAGAGCATCAGGGGAGTTGCTGTCGTTCTTCTAATTAAAAGTTGCCGGACAGTACATGGAAAAAAGTGTTGCTATCAGACGTACCCGCGGATGGTGACGTTTTCGTCGTCGGTTTTTTCCGCCGACGGGGCCTTGATCTCGCCGAACTTCGCCTCGTAGTCGCGGACGCTTTTGGTGAGGATTTCGGCGAAGTTTTTCGCGTGCTTGGGGCTGATGGAGACGACGGCTTTCGCCCGGGCCTGGTTGGTGCCGGCCATTTCGTGCATGAAGATGAACGAAAACTCATCGTCCTTGTAGGCGACCTGGATGCGGTTGCTGTACACCGGGTCGAGATTCTGGGGGAGATTGACCGAAATTTCCCGTTTTGTCATAAGAGTATCTTATTTACTCTTCCGCACAATAAGCCTTTTTTACGTGCGAAAACACGGCAGGGAGCAAACCAAGCGATGGCATCAGTGAGCATCTCGGGCGTGGTGGCCTGCCACCGGTGCCCGGTACGGTATTATCTCGAACGAGGAACTGATTCTGCGGAATCGGAACGCTATACGGTCGCGAAGCAGATCTCCTACGCGCTCGGGCAGCCCCTCGATCCAAAAGCCCTCTGGAGGGAGGTCCTCGCGGTCTCGCCCGGCATCGATCCCGCCATGGAAGCAGAATGCGCCGCGTGGGTGGAAGCATGCGGCCAGCGGAACTGGCGCACCGCTGCCGAACATGACGTTCCCGTCGCTTCCGAAGAACTGGGCATTCGCGGCACGATAGACAGAATCTTTGACGAAGAGCCGTATTTTGCCATCGTGCGATCGAGTGAAGCCCCGGCGGCCGGCATCTATACCTCCGACCGGATTCGTATCGCCTGTTTTTGCGTCTGCATGGAGGAAACGCTCGGGATACGCCCAAATGGCGGAGTGGTGGAGTATGTCCCGTCGGGTGCCGCCCGTCTCTGCATCCCGCAGCCCCGCGACCGCAGGGCGGCACTCCGGGCATTGGCGGCCGCCCACCGCATAGAAAACGGCGATGTGCCGCGAAAACCCCGGAATGCCCCCTGCGAGCGGTGCCATCTCGAAGAGACCTGTTCCGCGGGAGCACGCAGGCTCTCCGACCTGCTCTAGGCGGGAAGCGTCCGTATCCCGGTAAAGGCTCTCTTCACCGCAATGCAGGAACATAATCCCCGCCGTATGCTCCCTCCGAATATACCGCCGCCGGCATCACGACATCCGTGAGCCGGCATTGGTATCGAGTACGTGCTGCTGTGTAAAAATAGAGATTAGGGACCTTCCTGCGCTTCGTACACAACGTCCCGGAAGAACTCGTCCCCCGACAGGAACTCATCCTCGACTGCGGCCACTCCATCGGGATGGCCGAGTTTTAAAAGCGCAGCCGCGGAGAGAGCCCGGCAGCACTCGGTCCTTCCGGTCTTCAGGGCGGCGATCAGGGGCCCCACTGCACGCTGATCGCCGATCTCGGCAAGAGCCCAGACGGCGGGATGACGTGCCGAATCCTCCTGTGTATTCACAACGTCGATCAGGGCCTCGACGGCAGGCGCCCCCACTCTGGCGAGCGCTATGGCAACCCGCCACCGGGCGTTCGTCCCCGTGTCGGCGAGCGTCCGCACCAGCGGGTCGACGGCCGGGGCTCCGATCTTTCCGAGCGCCCTCGCTGCCTCCAGGCTGCCGTACGTTCCCTTGCCCAGCAGGGCCTCAACAAGGGCCCCTATATCATTTTGTTCCGGTTCTTTCCCGACAGGCATTTCTGTCCACCCCCTTTGACAATCGGGCCTGTTGCCCGGTTATATAATCTATTTTTACGAACCGGAGCCGCTGAACGCTTCTGCTTCACATAGTTTTATCATTCCTTTGAGGAAGCAAGCTGCCGGCGCAGCTCAGCAATCTCCTCGACAAGTAACTGGTAGGTCCGGCGCTCCTCGGTGACGTCCTCATAGGTGACATACTGGGTCCCGTCGCAGAGCTCTACAGGGTTGAAGAGGATCACCTTCTCCTTGCCGTTCTTGCACCGGACCGAAAAGGTACGTGAGCGGGGTTGGCCCCGGCCGGCCTGCTCACGGTCCGACTGCCAGGTGGCGATTGCTTCGCGGCGGGCGGCCTCGTCGGGAAACGCCTTTTGGAACCACTCTCTGCTGGTGGGAATATCTTCCAGGGTATACCCGAAGATTGCAGAGAACTGGTGATTGAGATAGAGGTAGCTGCCGTCGGGATCGATGAAGGCGGCGGCATAGGGGGAGAGATCCATCACTTCCTTGAACCGGTGTTCGTTCCGGCGGAGCCGATCTTCGGTCTGCCGCCGGGCGATGGCGATGGAGGCCTGCCGGAGGAACGATTCGATCGCCTGCTGGTCCTCAAGCACTTCGTCCGGCGAGAGAAATATTCCCGCAAAGCCGAAGAGCTGCTCCTTCCAGACCAGCCCGATCATGTACAGTTTTCCAATCCTGAACCTCCGCACGATCTCATCGCAGGCCTCTCTGGAGAACCGGTGCATGCAATAATCATAAAACGAGACCACTTCATCCTCCATGTAGGGACGGAAATGCAACTCTCTCATGGCACGGAGTGATGATGGGGACTCGAAGAACGGATCGCTGAACACGAACTCGTGGAACGGGAACTCCATGCCAACGGCGTCTCTTCCCACACATTCTTTCACCCCGTCTCGAAAGCGACGGGAGAATATCGCCTGCATGAAGAATTTCATTTTGACCTCGTCGTACGACATCACATAACACCGCGGATTCGGGACGAGTTCGGCGATTTTTTCGGTGATATACTGGT
Proteins encoded:
- a CDS encoding prenyltransferase translates to MSNILTAALHLALSVSRFRFWIYTGGTYVVGYALGMNDWTAFLRPEYTLFLVYFFFPANVFLYGINDFWDGETDRHNPKKQGREHLLSEDERKLLIAVLVVAVVPVPCLFFCVPLPLQLALLGFLALAYGYSAPPFRFKEIPVLDFSSNVLYIMPGIFGYLLASGTLPPIELVSVGFLHIAAMHLFSAIPDIGCDREAGIRTTAVVLGKSLSLALCCLFWGCMAVIIIRLSGMHPAAFISLGYSAIPLLLLVSGLSIERLYWFLPYFNTCCGGLVFLLATAAKAAGPLF
- a CDS encoding histidine kinase gives rise to the protein QRIVQINDQCLKLLNRTKDDLIGLTMEEAALPVVSTREVLAIIEGLEKEQVITDLRYQSRGKDLFFRMQAIPTTFEDGEKGCTLVLEDVTERKRYIRDMEFLARTAMELVDLPPKADIYQYITEKIAELVPNPRCYVMSYDEVKMKFFMQAIFSRRFRDGVKECVGRDAVGMEFPFHEFVFSDPFFESPSSLRAMRELHFRPYMEDEVVSFYDYCMHRFSREACDEIVRRFRIGKLYMIGLVWKEQLFGFAGIFLSPDEVLEDQQAIESFLRQASIAIARRQTEDRLRRNEHRFKEVMDLSPYAAAFIDPDGSYLYLNHQFSAIFGYTLEDIPTSREWFQKAFPDEAARREAIATWQSDREQAGRGQPRSRTFSVRCKNGKEKVILFNPVELCDGTQYVTYEDVTEERRTYQLLVEEIAELRRQLASSKE
- a CDS encoding phytoene dehydrogenase translates to MKVAVIGTGFGGLSAAALLADKGFDVTVFEKNEQPGGRASVYRENGYAFDMGPSWYLMPDVYERCFAEFGKKPADFFELKRLDPAYRIYFGKEPMIDVPADLDRTFILFDDLEERGSEKLKAYLASAKEKYDLTINEMLYRDYRSIFDLINGKLLLQGARLHILENLEEFVNKSFSSEEARRIVEYSIGFLGGSPKNTPAFYHIMSHIDLTLGVWYPAGGIRTVADAIYRLAGSLGAQFRFNEPVEKIRIDNGRATGVITAQGTYNADIVVVNADYAHAELELLEDRFRTYDRNYWESRVLAPSAFVAYLGLNRKIAGLRHHTLFLDADWDAGFEKIFDPAKAAWPEHPSYYVNVPSQTDPTAAPEGCDTLFLLVALAPGLEDTSERRERFFNQVMDDLESKLGEPVRDAIVVKRIFALNDFRDRYNAYHGTALGLSHTLFQTALWRPAHRSAKVENLYYTGHYTHPGIGVPMTLISSTIVARELAEAYSH